In Candidatus Polarisedimenticolaceae bacterium, a genomic segment contains:
- a CDS encoding ATP-binding protein, translating to MERTPEAPHEPAVDRGIQTRVAILVLVAALAPVVLLGSASFASLAAMRDALLREREALVASATQKVERGVREMLEALAAVPAGPDGSGRLRAAQRDALREAGLRSRLLSGALVIDAGGEILSESGIADPAASEAAARCAQVREAIRTGMPVVCSAGGDEHPRHVAVVPLRGTSGRTTAAAVGLIDTQAAAWTALTPRVALSGSAHLALLDADGGVMAGTPGRAGELVVERPLTILPWRVVLSQPESEVFAPVHALERRLAILTPALAAFAVVFAWGIARSVKRPLAQLENAAARIEAGDLLHPVPTLSRDEIGRLGRSFEAMRVALARDETRRKLLRKVISAQEDERKRLARELHDETCQTITALKMRLDPKAQPDAAAMADRSLDELHRIIYDLRPSILDDLGLVAAIRWMAQRHLAAQGIQVRCEFDDVPEHLPPEVEIAVFRAVQEAMSNVARHAQADKVLLEIASSDHVLEVDVEDDGEGFDTQSVGEPSASGRGLGILGMHERMELIGGTAHVASSPGGGTRVTLRVPIPEAA from the coding sequence ATGGAAAGGACGCCTGAAGCTCCGCACGAGCCCGCGGTCGACCGGGGGATCCAGACCCGGGTGGCGATCCTCGTCCTCGTCGCGGCATTGGCCCCCGTCGTCCTCCTCGGGTCGGCGAGCTTCGCCAGCCTCGCCGCGATGCGGGACGCGCTGCTCCGCGAGCGCGAGGCGTTGGTGGCGAGCGCGACGCAAAAGGTCGAGCGCGGCGTGCGCGAGATGTTGGAAGCGCTCGCCGCCGTCCCGGCCGGCCCCGACGGATCGGGCCGCCTCCGGGCGGCGCAACGGGACGCGCTGCGCGAAGCGGGACTCCGCTCGCGGCTCCTCTCCGGCGCCCTCGTGATCGATGCCGGCGGAGAGATCCTCTCCGAGAGCGGGATCGCCGATCCCGCCGCGAGCGAGGCCGCCGCCCGCTGTGCCCAAGTGCGCGAGGCGATCCGGACCGGAATGCCTGTGGTCTGCTCCGCGGGCGGGGACGAGCACCCGCGCCACGTCGCCGTCGTGCCCCTGCGCGGCACGAGCGGGCGGACGACCGCGGCGGCGGTCGGCCTCATCGACACGCAAGCGGCGGCATGGACGGCGCTGACGCCGCGCGTCGCGCTCTCCGGCTCGGCGCACCTGGCGCTCTTGGATGCCGACGGCGGCGTCATGGCGGGGACGCCGGGCCGCGCGGGTGAGCTCGTCGTCGAGCGGCCGTTGACCATTCTTCCGTGGCGGGTCGTGCTCTCGCAGCCGGAGTCCGAGGTCTTCGCGCCGGTCCACGCGCTCGAGCGTCGCCTGGCGATCCTCACGCCGGCGCTCGCGGCGTTCGCGGTCGTCTTCGCGTGGGGGATCGCCCGCAGCGTCAAGCGGCCGCTCGCCCAGCTGGAGAACGCCGCCGCGCGCATCGAGGCCGGCGATCTCCTCCATCCGGTCCCGACGCTGAGTCGTGACGAGATCGGTCGGCTCGGCCGCTCGTTCGAGGCGATGCGCGTCGCGCTCGCCAGAGACGAGACCCGTCGCAAGCTCCTGCGGAAGGTCATCTCGGCGCAAGAGGACGAGCGCAAGCGCCTCGCGCGCGAGCTCCACGACGAGACCTGCCAGACGATCACCGCGCTCAAGATGAGGCTCGACCCGAAGGCTCAGCCAGACGCCGCCGCGATGGCGGATCGCTCGCTCGACGAGCTGCACCGGATCATCTACGACCTCAGGCCGTCGATCTTGGACGACCTCGGGCTCGTCGCCGCGATCCGGTGGATGGCACAGCGCCACCTCGCGGCGCAGGGAATCCAGGTCCGCTGCGAATTCGACGACGTGCCCGAGCATCTGCCGCCCGAGGTCGAGATCGCCGTGTTCCGAGCCGTCCAGGAGGCGATGAGCAACGTCGCCCGGCACGCCCAGGCCGACAAGGTGCTCCTCGAGATCGCTTCCTCGGACCACGTGCTGGAGGTCGACGTCGAGGACGACGGCGAGGGATTCGACACGCAATCGGTGGGCGAGCCGTCGGCCTCGGGGCGCGGACTGGGAATCCTCGGCATGCACGAGCGGATGGAGCTGATCGGCGGGACGGCGCACGTCGCGTCATCGCCGGGTGGAGGGACCCGCGTGACCCTCCGCGTCCCGATCCCCGAGGCGGCCTGA
- a CDS encoding cytochrome b/b6 domain-containing protein, with translation MKETFLRFSLRQRLEHLSVMILFLVLAVTGFPQKFAGAAWAQTTIRLMGGVEIARFVHRLAGILFAVLTAVHLGTAIALVLSGKSRPSMVPGRKDFADAIKTLRYYLGLSDAEARFDRFDYRQKFEYWGLVMGGLLMVGTGLVLYMPLQVTSFLPGVVIPVAKVAHSNEGLMAFLVVITWHIYNAHLNPDVFPFDLTIFNGKISRHRMEHEHPLELARLAGERPHTEHEPELVHDGKDA, from the coding sequence ATGAAGGAGACATTCCTCCGTTTCTCGCTGCGTCAGCGCCTCGAGCACCTCTCGGTGATGATCCTGTTCCTCGTGCTCGCGGTCACCGGATTCCCGCAGAAGTTCGCGGGTGCGGCGTGGGCGCAGACGACGATCCGGCTCATGGGAGGCGTCGAGATCGCCCGCTTCGTGCACCGATTGGCGGGGATCCTCTTCGCGGTGCTGACCGCGGTGCACCTCGGCACCGCGATCGCGCTCGTGCTGAGCGGCAAGTCCCGGCCGAGCATGGTCCCCGGGCGTAAGGACTTCGCCGACGCGATCAAGACGCTCCGGTACTACCTCGGCCTCTCCGACGCCGAGGCACGGTTCGACCGGTTCGACTACCGCCAGAAGTTCGAATACTGGGGGCTCGTCATGGGCGGGCTCCTCATGGTCGGAACGGGGCTCGTCCTGTACATGCCCCTCCAGGTCACCTCGTTCCTGCCGGGGGTCGTCATCCCGGTCGCGAAGGTCGCGCACAGCAACGAGGGGCTCATGGCCTTCCTCGTCGTCATCACCTGGCACATCTACAACGCGCACCTGAACCCCGACGTCTTCCCGTTCGACCTCACCATCTTCAACGGGAAGATCAGCCGTCACCGCATGGAGCACGAGCATCCGCTCGAGCTCGCGCGCTTGGCCGGAGAGCGGCCGCACACCGAGCACGAGCCGGAGCTCGTCCACGATGGAAAGGACGCCTGA
- a CDS encoding cytochrome c3 family protein, with protein sequence MAPLLPVLLLAAAAASAPAPAVTPIEQEVDLCMSCHGDKDARVELPGGEKLPLFVDRAAFASSIHARDLRCTDCHAGMDEIPHPERNVKSTAEFHAGFRDACKACHFDKYALSQGGVHYKQFAMGNDAAPGCVDCHGAHDVFPAAKPRSRISDTCSGCHPDVADTYLKSVHGKAMADGNPDVPVCTDCHRAHDISDPRVESWIVKTPELCAHCHTDKTMMAKYGLSTAVVDTYLSDFHGVTSTLSRARGSSAERRAPVTALCIDCHGVHDITKTGDARSPVLRANLVKTCRKCHPDASESFPDAWLSHYEPSFAKTPLVYGVKIFYGVFIPFIIGGLVLQVLLHLWRVVVNR encoded by the coding sequence ATGGCTCCGCTCCTCCCCGTCCTCCTGCTCGCGGCGGCGGCCGCGTCGGCTCCGGCTCCTGCGGTCACGCCGATCGAGCAGGAGGTCGATCTGTGCATGAGCTGCCACGGCGACAAGGACGCGCGCGTCGAGCTGCCGGGAGGAGAGAAGTTGCCGCTCTTCGTCGATCGCGCCGCCTTCGCCTCCTCGATCCACGCGCGCGACCTGCGCTGCACGGACTGCCACGCGGGGATGGACGAGATCCCGCATCCGGAGCGAAACGTGAAATCCACGGCGGAGTTCCACGCCGGGTTTCGCGACGCCTGCAAGGCCTGCCACTTCGACAAGTACGCGCTCTCGCAAGGCGGCGTGCATTACAAGCAGTTCGCGATGGGGAACGATGCGGCCCCGGGGTGCGTCGATTGCCACGGGGCGCACGACGTCTTCCCAGCCGCGAAGCCGCGGTCCCGGATTTCCGACACCTGCTCCGGCTGCCACCCCGACGTCGCCGACACCTACCTGAAGAGCGTCCACGGCAAGGCGATGGCGGATGGCAATCCCGACGTCCCGGTGTGCACCGACTGCCACCGCGCGCACGACATCTCGGATCCGCGCGTGGAATCGTGGATCGTCAAGACGCCGGAGCTGTGCGCGCACTGCCACACCGACAAGACGATGATGGCCAAGTACGGCCTGTCGACCGCCGTCGTCGACACGTACCTCTCCGATTTCCACGGCGTGACGTCGACGCTCAGCCGCGCGCGCGGAAGCTCGGCCGAGAGGCGCGCACCCGTCACCGCGCTCTGCATCGACTGTCACGGCGTCCACGACATCACGAAGACCGGTGACGCCCGGTCTCCGGTGCTGCGCGCGAACCTCGTGAAGACGTGCCGCAAGTGCCATCCCGACGCCTCGGAGTCGTTTCCCGACGCGTGGCTCTCGCATTACGAGCCGAGCTTTGCGAAGACCCCGCTCGTCTACGGCGTGAAGATCTTCTACGGAGTCTTCATCCCGTTCATCATCGGAGGATTGGTTCTCCAGGTGCTCCTCCACCTCTGGCGCGTCGTGGTGAACCGATGA
- a CDS encoding 2-oxoacid:acceptor oxidoreductase family protein, translated as MSTIFYERFTRHAHGEGLKGQSTHYCPGCGHGLAHKYLAEAIDELGIQDRTVAVSPVGCSVFLYYYFDVGNTQAAHGRAPAVAIGHKVANPEAIVVSYQGDGDLASIGLAEIVSTAQTGIPISVIFINNAIYGMTGGQLAPTTLVGQSTSTTPSGRPLGMGQPLKVAEMMAGLDGPIYVERVALYDNKQRTRAKKAIKKALTLQVENRGFSFVEVLAECPTHLGMTAVESEAWVRERMTEVFPLGVKKDVATPSHPVPVRPSHDIARLFAAVEASDERPARFCTGFPVHLDPSDVALKLAGAGGDGAQTAALLLARAAINEGFDATHIPSYGPESRGGTSYADVHVAREDVLNPASPHPHVLVAFNAPSLAKFGPEVAPGGIALYDSSVIAEPPELPEGVRLVGVPMTGIALDLGRALVKNVVALGALQAATTIFPGETFLTAIRHALKAKCAMIPLNEEAFRWGARAVAER; from the coding sequence ATGAGCACGATCTTCTACGAGCGCTTTACGCGGCACGCGCACGGCGAGGGCTTGAAGGGCCAATCGACGCACTACTGCCCCGGCTGCGGCCACGGACTCGCGCACAAGTACCTCGCGGAGGCGATCGACGAGCTCGGGATCCAGGACCGGACCGTCGCGGTCTCCCCGGTCGGGTGCAGCGTCTTCCTCTACTACTACTTCGACGTCGGCAACACGCAAGCCGCTCATGGACGCGCGCCGGCGGTCGCGATCGGGCACAAGGTCGCCAATCCCGAGGCGATCGTGGTGAGCTACCAGGGCGACGGCGATCTCGCGTCGATCGGACTCGCCGAGATCGTCAGCACGGCGCAGACGGGGATCCCCATCTCGGTCATCTTCATCAACAACGCCATCTACGGCATGACCGGCGGTCAGCTCGCGCCGACGACCCTCGTGGGCCAGTCGACGTCGACGACGCCTTCGGGGCGCCCCCTCGGGATGGGGCAGCCGCTCAAGGTCGCCGAGATGATGGCGGGCCTCGACGGTCCGATCTACGTCGAGCGGGTCGCGCTGTACGACAACAAGCAGCGCACGCGCGCGAAGAAGGCGATCAAGAAAGCGCTCACGCTGCAGGTCGAGAACCGCGGCTTCTCGTTCGTCGAGGTCCTCGCCGAGTGCCCGACGCATCTCGGGATGACCGCGGTCGAGTCCGAGGCGTGGGTGCGCGAACGGATGACCGAGGTCTTCCCGCTCGGGGTCAAGAAGGACGTCGCGACCCCGTCGCATCCGGTGCCCGTTCGGCCGAGCCACGACATCGCCCGCCTCTTCGCGGCGGTCGAGGCGAGCGACGAGCGTCCGGCTCGGTTCTGCACCGGCTTCCCGGTGCACCTCGACCCGTCCGACGTCGCGCTCAAGCTGGCGGGGGCGGGGGGCGACGGCGCCCAGACCGCAGCCCTCCTGCTCGCGCGCGCAGCGATCAACGAAGGCTTCGACGCGACCCACATCCCGAGCTACGGTCCCGAGTCCCGCGGCGGGACGTCTTACGCGGACGTCCACGTGGCGCGGGAGGACGTGCTGAATCCGGCGTCGCCGCACCCGCACGTCCTCGTCGCCTTCAACGCGCCGAGCCTGGCGAAGTTCGGTCCGGAGGTCGCTCCCGGCGGGATCGCCCTCTACGACAGCTCCGTCATCGCCGAGCCCCCAGAGCTCCCGGAAGGGGTGCGGCTCGTCGGCGTTCCGATGACGGGCATCGCTTTGGACCTCGGCCGCGCGCTCGTCAAGAACGTCGTCGCCCTGGGAGCGCTCCAAGCGGCGACGACCATCTTCCCGGGCGAGACGTTCCTCACCGCGATCCGGCACGCGCTCAAAGCGAAATGCGCCATGATTCCGCTCAACGAGGAAGCATTCCGCTGGGGGGCGCGCGCGGTCGCGGAGCGCTGA
- the vorB gene encoding 3-methyl-2-oxobutanoate dehydrogenase subunit VorB: MTELRERPKPFLLPQFCKGCGRCLDACPKHCITLGTKIHPETGLAPVVLSLEACNGCGLCLSACPEPYGLAATPAGTTDHEVQDPARLFGPRTAAPAAAPDVPDLGMAFPAAEPLVVKGTYASAIGALLAGCRHFFGYPITPSTEGAELMAKILPKLDGVFLQAVSETATVNMMYGCSGAGLRCMTFTSSPGFSLMLEGISYMIGAELPGVFVNVMRGGPGLGNIAPEQSDIKLACRGLGHGNTFAIVLAPSTPQEMLDVTMLAFHLSFRYRNPVVILGDGYLGQMTGKVSLPAEVLTPGLPSWAVWGDAGHRGNLNCSIFLAESDLEAHNARLNEKYALMTAREQRADLFLCDDAEVVLVACNTPAQMAKGAVRDLRARGLRAGLFRPITLWPFPIDALSPVAERIRRLVVVEASAGQLEDELRLALSKTGVSTAAEISSVRRMGGVLPQQREIVDRVLALEGAAR, encoded by the coding sequence ATGACCGAGCTCCGCGAGCGACCGAAGCCGTTCCTCCTTCCACAGTTCTGCAAGGGATGCGGCCGGTGCTTGGACGCGTGTCCGAAGCACTGCATCACGCTCGGGACCAAGATCCATCCCGAGACCGGATTGGCGCCGGTCGTCCTGAGCCTCGAAGCGTGCAACGGCTGCGGACTCTGCCTGTCCGCCTGCCCCGAGCCGTACGGTCTCGCCGCGACTCCCGCGGGGACCACCGACCACGAGGTGCAGGATCCCGCACGACTGTTCGGGCCACGGACCGCGGCGCCGGCGGCCGCACCCGACGTCCCCGATCTCGGGATGGCGTTTCCGGCTGCCGAGCCGCTGGTCGTCAAGGGCACGTACGCATCCGCGATCGGCGCGCTGCTCGCCGGCTGCCGTCACTTCTTCGGCTATCCGATCACGCCGTCAACGGAGGGCGCCGAGCTGATGGCGAAGATCCTGCCGAAGCTCGACGGCGTCTTCCTGCAGGCGGTCAGCGAGACCGCCACCGTGAACATGATGTACGGCTGCTCCGGCGCCGGGCTCCGCTGCATGACGTTCACGTCGTCCCCGGGGTTCTCGCTCATGCTCGAGGGGATCTCCTACATGATCGGCGCCGAGCTACCCGGCGTCTTCGTGAACGTCATGCGCGGAGGCCCGGGGCTCGGCAACATCGCCCCGGAGCAATCGGACATCAAGCTCGCGTGCCGGGGGCTCGGGCACGGGAACACGTTCGCCATCGTCCTCGCTCCTTCGACCCCGCAGGAGATGCTCGACGTCACGATGCTCGCGTTCCACCTCTCGTTCCGCTACCGGAATCCGGTCGTCATCCTGGGCGACGGGTACCTGGGACAGATGACCGGGAAGGTCTCGCTGCCGGCCGAGGTGCTAACGCCGGGACTGCCGTCGTGGGCCGTCTGGGGCGACGCGGGCCACCGGGGCAACTTGAACTGCTCGATCTTCCTCGCCGAGTCGGATCTCGAGGCGCACAACGCGCGGCTCAACGAGAAGTACGCCCTCATGACGGCGCGCGAGCAGCGCGCCGACCTGTTTCTGTGCGACGACGCGGAGGTCGTCCTCGTCGCCTGCAACACGCCCGCGCAGATGGCGAAGGGCGCCGTGCGCGATCTCCGGGCGCGCGGCCTTCGCGCGGGGCTGTTTCGGCCGATCACGCTGTGGCCGTTTCCGATCGACGCGCTCAGCCCGGTGGCCGAGCGGATCCGGCGCCTCGTCGTCGTCGAGGCGAGCGCCGGCCAGCTCGAGGACGAGCTGCGCCTCGCCTTGAGCAAGACCGGAGTGTCGACGGCAGCGGAGATCTCGAGCGTGCGCCGCATGGGCGGCGTGCTCCCGCAGCAGCGCGAGATCGTCGATCGCGTGCTGGCCCTGGAAGGAGCGGCCCGATGA
- a CDS encoding SPFH domain-containing protein, with amino-acid sequence MMREVKRDSLPGIPMLLLILVGFVAAVAWLVSAARRAAVAEILAAVGAMILLLVMLGGAFTVGPNQGRVLQLFGAYRGTAREPGLRWANPFYTKRRLSLRIRNFETGKLKVNDKRGNPIEIAAVVVWRVVDTAEAAFQVDNYENYVHVQSEAALRNLATGYPYDAHKDDDIALSSHTAEVSTQLRTEIQDRLDKAGVEVLETRVSHLAYAPEIAAAMLRRQQAAAVVAARRTIVDGAVGMVETALEMLAQKKVIDLDEERKAAMVSNLLVVLCSEQNTQPVVNTGSLYH; translated from the coding sequence ATGATGCGCGAGGTCAAGCGGGACTCTCTTCCGGGAATTCCGATGCTGCTGCTGATTCTGGTGGGTTTCGTCGCCGCCGTCGCCTGGCTGGTGTCCGCGGCGCGGAGAGCGGCGGTCGCCGAGATCCTCGCGGCGGTCGGCGCGATGATCCTGCTCCTGGTGATGCTCGGCGGCGCCTTCACCGTGGGCCCGAATCAGGGGCGCGTCCTCCAGCTCTTCGGCGCCTACCGGGGCACCGCGCGGGAGCCCGGCCTGCGCTGGGCCAATCCGTTCTACACGAAGCGGCGCCTCTCGCTCAGAATCCGCAATTTCGAGACCGGCAAGCTCAAGGTCAACGACAAGCGCGGCAATCCGATCGAGATCGCGGCCGTGGTCGTCTGGCGGGTCGTCGACACCGCCGAGGCCGCGTTCCAGGTCGATAACTACGAGAACTACGTCCACGTGCAGAGCGAGGCCGCCCTCCGCAACCTCGCGACCGGCTATCCCTACGACGCGCACAAGGACGACGACATCGCGCTGTCGAGCCATACCGCCGAGGTCTCGACGCAGCTCAGGACCGAGATCCAGGACCGCCTCGATAAGGCGGGGGTCGAGGTCTTGGAGACGCGCGTGAGCCACCTCGCCTACGCACCGGAGATCGCGGCCGCGATGCTGCGCCGGCAGCAGGCCGCCGCGGTCGTGGCGGCGCGCCGCACGATCGTCGACGGTGCCGTCGGCATGGTCGAGACGGCGCTCGAGATGCTGGCGCAGAAGAAGGTCATCGACCTCGACGAGGAGCGGAAGGCCGCGATGGTGAGCAACCTGCTCGTCGTCCTGTGCAGCGAGCAGAACACGCAGCCCGTCGTCAACACCGGATCGCTCTACCACTGA
- a CDS encoding DNA-binding protein: MAERKSFLLRMDPDLYDALARWAEDELRSLNGQIEFLLRQKLAESGRPVRRKRRDDGTEGRTR, from the coding sequence ATGGCCGAGCGCAAATCGTTCCTGCTACGTATGGATCCCGATCTGTACGACGCGCTGGCGCGATGGGCGGAAGACGAGCTGCGCAGCCTGAACGGTCAGATCGAGTTTCTCCTCCGCCAGAAGCTGGCGGAGAGCGGCCGTCCCGTGCGGCGTAAGCGGCGGGACGACGGCACGGAAGGACGTACGCGATGA
- a CDS encoding PF20097 family protein, producing MTTPIPECPACRERMEPGFLVDFAHNSRPGRAKWVEGPPEKSFFEGVRIKNRRQLDTVTFRCPRCGWLISFAPEVAREPSAD from the coding sequence ATGACGACCCCGATTCCCGAATGCCCCGCGTGCCGCGAGCGCATGGAGCCCGGCTTCCTCGTCGACTTCGCCCACAACAGCCGCCCCGGTCGTGCGAAGTGGGTCGAGGGGCCGCCGGAGAAGTCTTTCTTCGAAGGCGTGCGGATCAAGAACCGCCGCCAGCTCGACACCGTGACGTTCCGTTGCCCGCGCTGCGGATGGCTGATCTCGTTCGCCCCGGAGGTCGCGCGCGAGCCTTCCGCCGACTAA
- a CDS encoding matrixin family metalloprotease has protein sequence MNATVRRAVLVIAMTLPCLRAARAASSVYLPLDRLAAAATLVVEGQVVRTASGLDPAMGALATYVTIDVSFVHRGPATLTRIVVREPGGHVGDLVNAIDAVPVFEAGENVLLFLEPARDRALRVAGLFFGKFTLVETAWGGRAARRDLSGQGLIFGRAPAETEEFPASEIESLVAAVPGRSARDWSAVPPELDRLVWDDVREASSTVIGGKAPVASGPSADFTTMSTNYPVRWMESDSATPVSINIQPGGNPLNDDVAAVGAIRRGMAAWTNVPEARIVLQSGNESYAFTASNAQSPTTVMPPVNIILFGDPYNEITDPSGCTGTLAMGGYWRSGTGTKTVNGVTFYPTLRQYVVFNNNFQCFLGNADNLAEVAAHELGHGLGFGHSTVADAIMRATAYGNGRGPRLGDDDRDAAHCDYPHTLTLTSPNGGESWSANTVHAVTWTATAEVGPDPGTVDIELSQDGGTTWTPIATGEPNDGSFAWTIGVAPGTQNLVRVIRHNRVSPTPAPYPEACSQDASDGVFTIAAPQPVAGCVPDGSNGPALRIDRGSGGALVLTWGASCSSGATNYAVYQGTLAALRSGTWDHAPVTCAGGTDLTETIVPGAVSAYYLVAPTASGQEGILGNLSSGAPRPSSTAACAPREPSSCP, from the coding sequence ATGAACGCGACCGTCCGGCGGGCCGTTTTGGTCATCGCGATGACGCTCCCGTGCTTGCGCGCTGCACGCGCGGCGAGCTCGGTGTATTTGCCGCTCGACCGGCTCGCCGCAGCGGCGACCCTGGTCGTGGAAGGACAGGTCGTCCGCACCGCGTCGGGGCTCGACCCCGCCATGGGGGCCCTGGCGACGTACGTGACGATCGACGTCTCCTTCGTCCACAGAGGACCCGCGACGCTCACGCGCATCGTCGTCCGCGAGCCCGGTGGCCACGTCGGCGACCTCGTGAACGCGATCGATGCCGTACCGGTCTTCGAGGCGGGGGAGAACGTCCTCCTCTTCCTCGAGCCCGCGCGCGATCGCGCGCTGCGCGTCGCAGGGCTCTTCTTCGGCAAGTTCACGCTCGTCGAGACCGCGTGGGGCGGCCGCGCGGCGCGCCGCGACCTCTCCGGTCAAGGATTGATCTTCGGGCGCGCACCGGCCGAGACCGAGGAGTTCCCGGCCTCCGAGATCGAATCGCTCGTCGCCGCCGTTCCCGGCCGGTCCGCGAGGGACTGGTCGGCGGTTCCACCGGAGCTCGACCGGCTCGTCTGGGACGATGTCCGCGAGGCGTCGAGCACCGTCATCGGCGGAAAAGCGCCGGTCGCGAGCGGACCGTCCGCCGATTTCACCACGATGTCGACGAACTACCCGGTGCGCTGGATGGAGTCGGACAGCGCGACTCCGGTGAGCATCAACATCCAGCCGGGCGGCAACCCGTTGAACGACGATGTCGCGGCGGTCGGAGCGATCCGGCGCGGGATGGCGGCGTGGACGAACGTGCCCGAAGCCCGCATCGTCCTGCAGTCGGGGAACGAGAGCTACGCGTTCACCGCGAGCAACGCGCAGAGCCCGACGACGGTGATGCCGCCGGTCAACATCATCCTCTTCGGCGACCCGTACAACGAGATCACCGATCCTTCCGGGTGCACCGGCACGCTCGCCATGGGCGGTTACTGGCGGTCGGGCACGGGAACCAAGACCGTCAACGGCGTCACCTTCTATCCGACGCTGCGCCAGTACGTCGTCTTCAACAACAACTTCCAGTGCTTCCTCGGGAACGCGGACAATCTCGCGGAGGTCGCCGCACACGAGCTGGGCCACGGCCTCGGCTTCGGTCACTCGACCGTCGCCGACGCGATCATGCGTGCGACCGCCTACGGCAACGGGCGCGGCCCGAGGCTGGGGGACGACGATCGCGACGCCGCTCACTGCGACTACCCGCACACGCTGACGCTCACCTCGCCGAACGGCGGCGAATCCTGGAGCGCGAACACCGTTCACGCCGTGACATGGACGGCGACCGCCGAGGTGGGTCCCGACCCCGGAACGGTCGACATCGAGCTGTCGCAGGACGGCGGCACGACATGGACGCCGATCGCGACCGGCGAGCCGAACGACGGCTCGTTCGCGTGGACGATCGGCGTAGCACCGGGGACGCAGAATCTCGTGCGCGTCATCCGTCACAACCGGGTGTCGCCGACTCCGGCTCCGTACCCCGAGGCGTGCAGCCAGGATGCGTCGGACGGGGTCTTCACGATTGCGGCGCCGCAACCGGTCGCCGGATGTGTTCCCGACGGAAGCAACGGTCCGGCCCTGCGGATCGATCGCGGCAGCGGAGGTGCGCTGGTCCTGACGTGGGGCGCATCCTGCTCGTCGGGTGCCACGAACTATGCCGTGTACCAGGGGACGCTCGCGGCGCTTCGTTCGGGCACGTGGGACCACGCCCCGGTGACGTGCGCCGGTGGGACGGACCTCACCGAGACGATCGTTCCCGGGGCCGTGTCGGCGTACTACCTCGTCGCACCGACGGCGTCGGGGCAGGAAGGCATCCTCGGGAATCTGTCGTCGGGTGCCCCGCGACCCTCATCGACCGCCGCGTGCGCGCCGCGCGAGCCCTCGTCCTGCCCTTAG